The Dermacentor variabilis isolate Ectoservices unplaced genomic scaffold, ASM5094787v1 scaffold_12, whole genome shotgun sequence sequence GGCTCTCGACGCGTCACGCGCTGCACTTGCTGCTAGCCGTGGAGCACAACGCCAGCGTCTCGTTGCGACCCGCTCAACCGCCGCCGGCGAGCAGCCCGCCGAGCTACGTGCTCCGCGTGGCCGAGCTGGCTCTGCTGGACGAGCCGCAAGCCGTGGCGCACGACCTGCAACTCATCGAGCGGGAGCTGGCCACGCCGCCCGCCGTCGATCACATGACGCGCACCGTGCCCCTGGAGGTGGTGGCCGAGGAGTGCGGCTCGCTCAGCGACTGGCTCACGGAACTGCCTGGCACCAACTCGCACACGCCGGTGGACGTCGAGGCGCCGATAGCTGTGCGCTGGTACGCAAACTTCCTGCGGCGCCACCGCGGGGACGCCGCGCTGCGGCGCTACGTGGCGTGGCACACGGCCCGCGTTCTCGGCTCGCTCACCCAGTACGAGCTGTTCCGCACCACCCTGGAGACCAAGCTGGGCCGGCTCGAGCCCAACCCGAACCTGGTCAAGACCACTTGCCTGGCCCACGCGGCCAACCTGATGCCGCTCGCCTACAACGCCTTTGTGGTGCGCCACTTCGCCACGCGCCGCTCGCGCAGGGCCGTCGAGGCGATGGCCGACGGACTGCGTGCGGCCGCCACGGACAGCGTGCGCGCCAGCCACTGGATGGGCGACCGGCCCAAGGCCATGGCGACGCTCAAGCTGCGCAAGCTCACCTGGGTGCTGCCACGACACCACAGCGAGGCGCAGGTCAACCGCGCCTATGCTCGCGTCAGCGACCTCAGCTTGAAGGACTTTCTCAAGTCGTACATCAACGTCACCGAGCACAGTGGCCACAGGGACGCACATGAGGCGAACCAGGCGTCCGTCGACGTCCTCTACACGGCTCAACGAAACACCATCGTTGTGTCGGCAGGCATGCTCAACACGCCGTTCTTCGAGGATACACTTCCGGCCGCCTTCAACTACGCTGGACTCGGGCAGCGCATGGCGCTCGAACTGCTGCACTCTTTCGACGAACAGGGGCGCTGGTACGACGAGCGCGGTCGGTCCCGCAACTGGTGGGACGACGCGACGGCCGACGAGTTCCGGAACAGGCTCGAGTGCcgacacggcggcggcggcggccaggcGCTCTTCGAGAGCAGTGCCCTGCGCCTTGCCTTCCACGCCTTCCGCAGGACGCACCAGCACGTGCTGCTCAAGGGGCTCGAGGTCTACACCCCTGACCAGATCTTTTTCATCAGCAGCTGTCACAAGTGGTGCGGGCACGAGAACAGCTCGTGCAACGCCGCCGTGCGCAACCTCGAAGAGTTTTCAGCTGCGTTCAAGTGCAACCCGGGCGAGCCCATGAGTCCGCACGAGCGGTGCCCGCTACTCGTGTGAGATTATTTAACCACCGGGACGTCGGTTCGGCAACCAGCGGGTGACCCACCAACCGCTTCCAAGGTCTTTCACAGCGCGCAGACTTCAAGggcacgctgaaaaaaaaagaacaagcaaaaaaaaaaacaggctctGCATTGTCATGCTTTCTCAGTCGACATCTACTAAACTCACAGTTTTTTCTTATACCAGGCAACAAAAGAGACTACACAGTGCAACACGCGGTTATATCCCAGGTCACCCTGTAACTATATCAAGCATGGAGAGAGACGCACCTGCGCAGGTGTGTCCTCGTACCATGTGTTATGTTTCTTTACAAGGTACGAATCAAGTGTACGGCGACGCGCTACATACAGGCGAAGTTCAGGGTTTACGCACATATAGCAGTGCGTGTACATATACGTCACCTGAAGGCTCGTGCCTAGTCATGTACCAGCAAAACAGTAGCTTCCACAAATCTCGCGGCGCTCTGCATCAGGACTGGAAAGCCGCATGTGAGGTCCCTACTTGTGTCGTAGAAGTTCTTCAAAGAACGATTACGAAGAATCGGGCAATACCGCGATGCGCGACTTTGGCTGGCATGGTGCCACATGCGCGCAGTTGCCTCAAAGCATGCGCGCATGTTGGTACGTAAACGAAGTACTCAAAACCGATTGCTTCCCAATTTTCCAGTGCGGGTGTCTGCCAGTACGACGTAATGTAGTTACTACTATACTACTATTACCCTAAAACTGCACACAAGCGACGCCTGCAAGGTACCCGAGATGCAGTGGTTGGTGGAAAGTGCCTCCTTCGTGTGACATTGGCAACCCTggtggattggccaagaatctggTGCTCGAGGTGCGTTGGTTGGCTGGTATTGAACGTGGTTCATTTACTTAAGATAACAGAGAAAGTTCAATGGTATCTGGGGAGGTTAGCTTAGCGACATGCTTGACATGCCACTCCAGATGAGACGGTTAAGGATGAAGgaggcggggaagaaaaagaacaacGCGCACCGCtcatacacatatacacacagcAACACTCACGCGCGCTCGAAATGCACCAGGGCAAATACCTTTAAATATAGCTCATGAATACATTAGGCCAAAACTCATATAACCAGACTCACTTCGCCCGTACGTTCGCCTAGTTAGGGACAAGGTGCGCTCGGCAAAAGCAGGGCAAGAAAGCTAATGTAGGACGCCCTGTAAACGGAGTTGTTCATACACAAACCCGAAATATACCTATATACCACCTCGTGTCCCGCGCCATGCCATTTGTTCAATGGCTGCGATGAGCCTGGTGTGCGATCTATCGGTCTGTAGTGGTGGGTTAGGTCTTCTCTTCACGATGTACAGCACAGGCAGAAATGGATTATAGAGACGAAAACACTTTTCACGGCAAGTTCGACACGCCGGCGCCGAAAAGTAGAACGTTGTGTGCAAGGGTTGTGAGCTGGGATATAGTTGGTTTACGAGGTttacgtggtggtggtggtgacaacttcattgcacacaggggagttgcggacacgcaggtccttgggcccccgcacggccccactgcactcaaacgttcatgtcccggaggctcatgacgctggcagcccggcctgtggcgatggcttgcttggccgggtcctcggagcgcatTACAGCGAAACATGAGCAAAAGGGCCCTGTGTAGAAGTGAACTGTCCTGTCCGTTTTCGCCTGTCCTGTCGTCTGCGCTGTTTCGCAATAATAGAATGTTCCGTTAAAACAGCTAAACATAGGCGTTTATCGAACGCTGAACAAGCGTGATTTTTGTTTATCCGTACCGTGCTTCGagcagtttttctttattttattaaatGACGATCGGTAGACAGCACAATGCCCTTTCTCCTCGTAGATAAAGGCACGACAAATATGGATGTTCCATTAGCTATTTAGAAAATTTTCTTAGTAAGACGATTCAAATATTTACTTCAACCCAAATGTTGTCATTGCAGAATATCAAGCGGGACGGTAATGAAGTCCAGCAAGAAATCCCTAACACCAGGCCGTCCACAAAGTACACTACGAGATACACATGGCATTTCCAGTTACATGTAGTTTCCCAAAGGCCTCCTTGACGCGCTGCGAGACAAAAAAAATAAGTGCGAGGCTATTAAATTTCGTCGCACATTTCGAGGATACCACGAATCTGATATAGACTTTTTCATCGAGCGATATCGAGAACGTCTGGAAAGcagccttcttcctttctttgtgcACGCCTGCTTGAATGTGTGGCCGTCGCGTGGTGTGGAACGATTTGTTTTAGCTCGTTCTCGTGAAACAGTTACGTAATGCCAGCTTGCACAAGGATATGAGGGAACCGCGGTGTGCACTTTGCCTGTAGTAATAGAAAGCGCAAGTTCTTGGCTGCGCAAACGTGTGACAGCCTTCACCAGCCACGGTGCGTCATTGTGATGTGTTTCGGCGGCATCAGTTCCCGCTAGACGAACAGCAGCGGCACCTGACGATTGCCAGCATGAATTGGAAAACGAACTCGCCATACGATTGCTCAAGCACGGTCACCTCAACGAAACCCCGAAACATTCAAGCGCTCATCATGAGCATACCTGCGTCAGCCACCGTTGCCGTTCTCGCACATTCCGAATTTACTACGTCGAGCATCCTTTCATGAGGCCGATGTCGtggctcaacacagcgatcacggCGGATGGTAAAAAATTTTACGGCTTTTTTCCGCTCGTAGAAGACGGGGGCCGAATAGTCAAACAGATAATCGTTTTTCATCGCTGTGTGGCTTGTACGGcatgttattactaaccaaaactattttatttggGGCCGAAATATGCATGCCACAAAATAACTAGTCACACAATATATCTACCAATACATCTTCGAGCACCTGTTGAAGTAAACAGCAGAACAGCACCCATACTACATGGCGATTATTGCAATACGGGCATATTCGTGAAATTCGTACCCacactgattcctttaaacacagttttttttttcatcaataattgaagtctggaattcattaccggacaacatccgttcactaccactgaaaccaactcacgcaagcttgtttataaatctttgtatgtttgttgttcatcccactcctgcaataacCTCATTGAGGcagcagtatgtataaataaataaataaataaataaatatctctaAATCCACAACTCCCCCAGCACgaccctaaaaaaaaaaaaagtttacgccctttgggcaGTATTTTGTCCCCAAGAAAGAATAatccgccttgcttgcgtttccttactTGGGAAACTCTGCGGTCGCCACTTTTTCATCAAGAAGGCCGAGTCACGCTGATACCTACATTCTGCCTTACCTTCTCGCCACTTTGGGAAAACCGTACCTATATATACTATGCCAAGAAGAGCATATATCTCGCCTTGAAaaagagaagtccacttgtcgaaatgttggctcctgatttcaccttgttctcgttttgctcatcttgatttctagtctctttcatgggccgaccccgaagatagctcaaaaaaaaaaaaaaaaaaagctgaagcaTTGCGACACTCCTTCTACTCTTCTTACTCGAGAGGTTAGAGTGCCGTGAGCACTGACTCCGCCCGAACTCGCTCAGGAGGACATTGTCTTTGATCGACTTCAACGGGAGGTTGAATCACCTTCCAACTTTCCAACACGATCCTGGATTGCCCCGAGATAGTGTCCGTAGATACAAAACTATCACcaggattggctccagcgtcgttgtcttcttccacagctggctcattggcgcccctcggcgctacgTACCGTGGAAATGCGCTcgtgctactgctcccgcgttcggcctcattaattaattaattaacacgAAGACGTacccaattttacagcgaagctgttaagggctagttcacCCAGGGTCGTGTCCATGTGTagacaaaactccccatacgtgggccgatcccgaagactaAGCAATGCCGGACCGagccgcggcggaagtgaagcaggtgttaagcacactctatatgtgggccgatcccgaaggcagtgcaatgccgggccgatacGCGGCGGagttgcagttcgccattaatgggcccacatacacagcttcgctggtcatctttcttcacagagtgaaagggcaccgATATTTTTTTTCCCCCACTATATTTGGTCTCCCTCCATGAAAGGCGGCTCTACATGGTTCCCGCTGTAGTCCATACTAAGCCCACTCCGCTTCCAGTTTCGTACACTCTCAATGCATCGCGCCTTCTCTTCTACCCTACAGGCAGCGGCGCGTCAAAAAAGTGAATAGAAGTATCATACTCAAGTTTTTTAGGGTGCGTGTTTGGGAGACGAGATCAGCCTCTAAAGGTATAAACGTTTCTTACACCCTAAAAAAAAGATTGCACCTCTAAGGTTACTTTGTCCCCAAACAagaatcgtcatctatcttgcgtgCCTTCACTTTTTTAACGCCTCGCGCCCGGTACTTTCAAGTATCGAATGGCTTGTGCGTTATCAACGTAGGAAAGGACGGGAAACGTAGGACGGGAAAGTAGCCAACACAGTATCCaagaacggaaacgcatgcatgatgacgattattgttttgggCCAAAATACGCCCCAAGagatgtaaactttttttttttcaagcgtagTTATGGCATGTTCAAACGCACGCTCGTGTCGCACTGGGTGTTCCGTCCAACGTTTCCGTCCGCCTCACCAGCAACAGAAATTCCGGTCATGTCGAGTTAAATACCTTCATCACGTCTCACAGAACCTTCTCCAGCGTAGACGACGTCACGTCATATGCTGTAGACCGtgccagcaaaaaaaagaaaaagaaaaaagaaaacagcattcGTGGCAAGGAGGTTAAAGTTTATTTAACCTCCTTGATTCGCGCCAAGCCAGCATGGCGACAAAATCAAATAGCTCACAGATAGCACCGCTGCGTATGCAATATGGCGACGCACTGGATAAAATGGTTTACAGGATGCTGCCGAACTGCAGCCGAACCGTATAGATGCTCGATCGGTAAAGTGCAGGTTTTTGTTTCTTGCCGATGCTTTGAAACACGCTCTTAAACAGCGCTGAGCTACTGTTTTGGGGTTCCTTACAAATGCAAAAGATGCCTTACTGGCCTCAAATGACACAAGGTAGAAATAATTGTAGTGGGCTTCAGCGCGCTGTTCTTTTGCACAGTACCATCCAGTGTACGGACTAAATTTTAGCTACGGTTGATTAGTTTGTATCTGCACAAATGAATTCGCAAGAAAATATTGAATGCTAGCAATTAAACTGAAGGACTATTTTTTCCGTTTTAATTTCGCAACGAAAAATCAGCGCCGGTATGTCCTATGACGTCGATTCGGAAGCGTATTCTCGCATTTAGGCTGTTTTGACACAGGAAAATCCTATTCTAGAAACTTGCTATTAATAAGCCTCGTAAGTTATTTACCAACAAACTAGACCCAAGCAAATGCTACGGCCGGGAGTTCATACTACCGTTACTGCTCCGgtcagccttggcgcactgaaacGTCGCAGTTGGCCAAGACAGCGGCGGCAAGCAGAGCGCTATGCTAAAGCTTTTGTCGTCGCGATTGCGTTGTACTACCAGTGACACGTAACCTTTGTTTCCGTCACATATCTACTAGTGCACATGCAGCAAACAACGTTTGCGATGAAGCTGTAACACTGCGGATCTCTCTAAAGCAGGACACGTCAGCTAGCTAATAAAGAATTACACCATGTAATTACAATTACAATCGCCTAGCATACTACGAGGACGTAGAACGGAGCGAATATTCAACGCCAGGCTAACAGATGCAACGCAGTTTTTACCAATTGTGCGCACAGAGTTAATATTAAGTTTTGCAACAttgtcaacagaaaaaaaaaagaataaagaaacgcACGAATGGTAAACGCCAGCACATATTCTTCCGCAAGTTGTGCCAAGTACCGCGCATATTGCACGAAAATGCGGGTGGAGGCATGTGAACGGTGCAGGCCTCGCGCACCAGCGCCCGATGAGGAGCACAGAGTGGAAGTATGGAATCAGAGGCATTGCACTAGACTTACTGCGTAGCTATCTATCACATTACTCCTAATTTGTGGAAATCAACAGCATAAAATCAGATTTAGCAGACATTGGGTACGGCATCCGGCAGGGTTCTATTTTAGGTCCTACGATTTTCCGGCTTTATACCTATATCGTGGCAATACCAGAAACACCAGATATTGTATTATATGCCGACgataaaaaaagttttttttttctcctctgataaCATCTTTATTCCTCTTATTAACTGGTTAAATTCCCCTTCAGTGTGATTATCGGCTAATCAGCTGAgcctaaatgtaaaaaaaaaaagtatattgtTTTTACTCCTATTCGCAAGCCAGTTAAGCTCGCATCTTTAATATTTCAATCGCAACCGCTTGAAAGGGTTTTCCAGTACAAGTTCTTGGGTGTACTCTTCTATGAAAATCTACGGTGGACGCATCAGGTAAGTTATATTAAACGTAGCATAGCACAATTGGTATGCTGAAAAAGCATCGCACGCTGGTACCTTTAAAACTTAAGCGTCAGTTGTACTTCAGCGCCACTTCACTTCGCCACGTCAGTTGTCAGCGCCACTTCTAAAGCTAACTTGGAAACTCTATTCCGAATGCAGAAAAAGTGCGTTCGTTTTATTCATAACCTATCGATGTACGACCATACCTCTGAGTATTTTCACCAGGACAGTATTTTGAGTGTCAGTAGTCTATATAAACAAAAGTTATCCGAAAAAGCATTTTTAGAATTCATAAGTAATCATGAGAACTTTTTTTTCTATACACACTAATACCACAACTAATTACACCTTAAGAGATAGGAACTTTATTAAGGTAAAAACCAGAAGAAACTGCGGCAGTCAGCTTTTACAGTGGCAGATTCCTAATTTGCTTAATGATGAGCATGCTTTTATTtgatatcatgcaagattcctcaACTACTTCAATATTCAGAAAAATATCGAAACTGTATTTTATCGGCAATTGGCGCCTGTTTCTCTAATTGATTTTTCTGCTTTTCGACTGGTATGCAATTTAATGCGTGCAAGACTTTTTGCTTCCATTTGGCTTTGGCCTTTCTGTATTTTTCTGTACCTACTTTATTTCTTCACTTGCATTATTTATACTTATTGTACTGCATTGATTTATTGTATGTACAATTGAGTCAttcgtatatatacatatatgtataagtatgtatatatgtgtgtattatgtgtatatatgtatacgtatTTTTTGCACTGTTGTCTGCTGTGCTCGTGGCGCCAGGAGCCTAGTTGGACGTGCATAGTCTCGCCTTTTGCTCCGGCTCCATGACCAACTTGAATTGTCAAAATCGTAATAAACTTCAAACAATGCAGGCTTCGCGCGCACCAGCGCCCCATGAGGAGCGCAGAGTGgaagaacacttttttttttttttttactgcgggTGAAGAGACTTGGTGGAAGACTTGTGCACCACGGCGTACTCGGCGCCGTTGCGGCGCACATGCTGCACGGCATCATCCGCGGGGTCGCCCTCGGCGCTCGTGACCAGGGGCACGTTCTCGTAGCAGTGCTGCTCCAGCTGCTCGAGCAGCGCCGAGCCGTCCCGCGAGGTGCGCACGAACGAGGCTACGGCGCGGAAGATGTCctcggcgtcggcggcgtgccAGCTGAAGAGGCCCTCGCCGGAGGCCGCCTTGCGTCCTGCCTCGAGCGAGAAGGTGCCCGCCAGCAGGCCGTACCGGCGGATGCTGTAGTAGGGCCACCAAAGGAGCGCGGCGCCCAGAGCGCCGCGCAGGCCCCGCT is a genomic window containing:
- the LOC142566128 gene encoding docking protein 1-like isoform X3, whose amino-acid sequence is MGTEETAKTGYLHVLHQGFLKVHTRTQSQQFSADSFGEMTEWIEAIRGVTFGQQAVATSAVPDSPIVEEENTLYGSLDAPHVFRVRALPTEAGERCGMRGSFFLLVGPRGVTLAERGLRGALGAALLWWPYYSIRRYGLLAGTFSLEAGRKAASGEGLFSWHAADAEDIFRAVASFVRTSRDGSALLEQLEQHCYENVPLVTSAEGDPADDAVQHVRRNGAEYAVVHKSSTKSLHPQ
- the LOC142566329 gene encoding neprilysin-3-like, which translates into the protein MSCEQRRSKWRCGVTGAMLVGLPLSLLGLATCLGRRGTVSSPGLCSTSACRTAALALNMSLSRSVGPCQDLERFVCDGWPRMERAGSRVQLIMNYAWTAYRVPRRGQSAVDKVVALYQSCVASLSPGGGEPDTLRAFIVQLGLGPANATVGSAFRALLRLSTRHALHLLLAVEHNASVSLRPAQPPPASSPPSYVLRVAELALLDEPQAVAHDLQLIERELATPPAVDHMTRTVPLEVVAEECGSLSDWLTELPGTNSHTPVDVEAPIAVRWYANFLRRHRGDAALRRYVAWHTARVLGSLTQYELFRTTLETKLGRLEPNPNLVKTTCLAHAANLMPLAYNAFVVRHFATRRSRRAVEAMADGLRAAATDSVRASHWMGDRPKAMATLKLRKLTWVLPRHHSEAQVNRAYARVSDLSLKDFLKSYINVTEHSGHRDAHEANQASVDVLYTAQRNTIVVSAGMLNTPFFEDTLPAAFNYAGLGQRMALELLHSFDEQGRWYDERGRSRNWWDDATADEFRNRLECRHGGGGGQALFESSALRLAFHAFRRTHQHVLLKGLEVYTPDQIFFISSCHKWCGHENSSCNAAVRNLEEFSAAFKCNPGEPMSPHERCPLLV